A segment of the Aureliella helgolandensis genome:
CTTGGTCCGCAGCGTTGAGCTGTTCACCCGCTGCTTGAAGGGATCCGAGCTGGCTGCCCAATGCTCCATCTTCGGCAGAGCTGTCGGCGGCGGCCATGCTAGCCAGTGTCACCAAAGGGCTGCTGCCATTGCCTCCCGGCTTACCACCAAAGCGATAGGCGACGATAAAACTGGCCCACTCCTCATTTCCCAGGACTTCCACCAACTCTGCGTAGAGTGTTTCGAGATCGTCACCATTGATGTTGATGCGTGGCAAACCGTACGCATCGACGTTCTTTTCCATGCTGTGCAGCGTTAGGTATTGCGCCCAGCCCAGCGGCGGTGGAGGCGTTGCATTGGGATCCATGTTCATAGTGGCGGCCTGCCCGGGCATCGCTCCGGCCATCATGCCATTGTTCATCCGCGTCGTCTCAGCCTGGTCCAAGAAGCCGTTCCGATCCGCGTCGTAGCCAAACAGCAATTCCGCAGTGACCCCACGTACCAAGAGCAATTGTTCGATGGATTCGATCGGTCCATTGGCGGGTTTGTAGGGTGTTTGAACCTGCGAGTAGTAGTCGTCGAATTCCGCACCGTAGGGGCGCGGTAGATCGTCCTCGTCGATCCAATCCAGGATGGCATCGGCAATATCTTCGGTCATACCCGGTAGAGCCAAGAGCATGTTGGTGGCGAAGCTCGATGCGGTCGTGGCGGTTGCTTCGCTGGCTAAGCCGGACAGCAGGTCTTCGGCGCCCGCTTCACTCGCCAAACCATCCAGTCCTGCGGTATCGCCCCCCGCGAGTTCGCTGGTGGCGCTGGCCGCCAAATCACCACTGGCCGCTAATGAATCCAGCTGCACAAGCGTGTTGAGGTTGAGCTTGGCCGACTCATTCTGCAGGCCGTAGCGAATTCCGGTGTAGTTGCCCATTTCGTCCAAGGCTGGCGAAATGATGGTGTAGTTGCCGCGGCGGGCGGCCGCCGTATCGGGAATGACATTGCGTGCGTAGAACAAATCGTTCTCCCAGGTCCCCCCCTGCTCAAGCCGCTCATTCTTGGTGTAGGAGAGAAATAGCCGGACGGCCTGCGCACCCGATTCGGCGCACATTCGAGCTTGCAATCGCGAACTCGACAATTGAGCCGATTCGTGCGAGTTCAGCATGGACCGAGAGAAATTCAAGGCGGCCAAGGAGGCCATTACCACGACGATGAGTACCAACAGGAGGATGAAGGCCGGTCGTCGGGGAGCGCGTCTCGGGCGCCAGCTTCGGCCTCTCAGCGGTGCGGCTCGACTGGGCTGTCGGTGTGTTCCCGATGCCGGTATCGCCCTACCAAAATCACCCGCTGGTGGCTGCCCAAGGTGAACCGTTGTTCGTTGGCTGGAGCGCGTTGTCAAAGTTGCCTTGGCATTGGTATTCATGATCATAGCCCCATCGAACTCATCCCCGAGGCCGCGTCCAGAGAGGCGGTATCGGCTGGTTTCAGTTGTGCTCCAGGAATGGCCACCACCAACTCGTAAATGTTGATTCCATAAGTCTCGCGATCAGTCTGTGTCAGCGTACTGACCGAAGTCCCAGCGGGTAGAACGGCAGTCTGACTCCCCGATTCCGATTGCATGGCTAGTGTGATTTGAATCAACCAAGGGAGCGATTGGGTGGAGGAGTCCCATTCGGTCAGCCATTGAGTGCCGTCGTAGTAGGCGAATTCAAGCATCAACACTTCAGGCGCAACGAGGTCGCCCGTGCGATACAAACTCTGGGTATCTCCCATTTCCTCGGCATAGGCGATCACTCCGCGATCGAGTTGCCGTCGGACAAGACCCGATGAAAATCCTTGGCTGAGGCTGGCGGCACTCGCGGATGTAACATCTCGGGAGAAGTTGGCCATGGCATCGTCGACACCCTGGGCTGTCGCCTCCTGGACGTAGTAGGTTACCGTCTTCATGTCTCCCGGCACGTCAGCGATAATGCTATCGGTAATCGAAGCCTGTTGGGGAGTGTATTCGTCGGGGCGCGGAATACGGCTCACATCAATCATCAATGAATATTGGTCTCCATAGATGCCTGGTGGCATGGCCGTTGAAATCGTTGCGCCGAGGGTGTCTGAGTCGCTCGTGACGCTGGTGACAGTGGTCGTGCTTGAGGAGTCGAGGCCTGCAGTACCGCTATCGAGCTCGGAAGTTTCAGCACCGGTTGTCGTGGCACTTCCGCCACCTGAGGCACCGACGAGCTGCTCCAGGACTGAGGTGTCGTACTCCTGTTCCATCACCACGCTGCGGATATCATCCGCCATCATGGTGAGGATGCTCCGCGCCAGTTGCTGGCGGCGAATATCGGCCCCGCGACTGGCGAAATTGCGAGCATACATTTGCATCAAGCTGCCAATGAGTGCCGTGGCAACGACCACTAACGAGAGGGCGAGCATCAGTTCGACCAGCGTAAAACCACCTCGTCGTATTCTGGGGGAATCGTTATTGGGCATCTTAGTTACCTCCCCGCCCACCGGCTGTGGCGGCACCAGCTGCGGAGGAAGTGCCGCTCGTCGCAGAACTGCCCGCACTGGCTGCGTTGCTCGAGCTGGCTGCACTGCTCGAGCTGCTCGAAGAAGAGCTGCTCATCTCCTCCTCGAGTTCTTCTTCGGGAGGAGTGTCGAGTCCTAGGGTGGGATCGATCATCCAGCGATTGACGGACAGGTCATAGGAGGACTCGTTAAAACCTCCGCTATTCGGATCGGCATACTGTACGGCAACTTGAATTCCCACCATTCCCGTGACTTCACTGGGAACGCTGAGGATTTGGTACATCCACCCCTGTTGCGCGGCGAGTGACATGCCGCTTGGGGAAAGGTAATCGGTCCAAGTCACTGGCTGCGCTGGAATGACGCCCGCGATCACTTGGTTCATGACACTCTCAGCGACCATTTCGGCTTGAGTGATTCTTTGTGCCTTGAGGGCGTTCTGTGTGGCGATCCGCATTCCCTGGGAAATATAGGCCGATGCAATCGCCAAGATGGTCAATGCCAGTACGACTTCCAAGAGCGACAAGCCGCTGCGTGGAGCGGTAGAATCGCTCGTAGCCGAGCGTCGCTGGAAAGAGGTTGAGACGTTGCGCATCGCGTAGGCCCGTATCGAATTTCTATGGAATCGTTGAATCTTCGGCAGGGGTCACTGCGCTTCATCTCCAGAAGCGACGTTGGAGACCTCGATGGATCGAGTGTGGCCGGTCAAACCTCGCATTTGGACCGCCTTCACATCGCCGCGACTGTTCTTGATCTGCACTTCGGCGGTGCTGGTGCTGCCATCAGCATAGAAGATTACCCTCTGTCCGATGTTGCTCGTGTTAAGGTCGTTCACGCCACTGCCGCCGGAGAGCGACTCCTGCGTTATCGAATAGGCACGCATGTCACCGACGACCAGGCATTGAACGAAGGTAATCGTTTCTTCGAGTGTTTCACCTTGGAATTCTTCCGTGTCGGCACTCGTCATAAAACCGTTGTCTTGCGTTTCGACCAATGCTCCGCCACTGAGTAGCGTAGCGCCCGTACCCGCGGTGGTCGTGTCGGCTTGGAGAACAAGTGGTTTGACACTGAAGTTCCCAGTTCCCGGCTCGCACTCGAAGACTTGGTTTTGGCCGGTCCGCATGGCTTCCAAGCGAGCTTGGTCCCACCGCAAGCGGAGTGCATCGGTGGCACCCCGCAGTTTGCTGCGTTCCCACATGGCTCCCAGGGAGGGAGTCACTATGGCCCCGATCGCGGCGATAATCGCTAGCACAAGCATCAACTCAAGCAGCGTGAACCCTGAACGTTGGGTACGCTGCGAAGCACGGGTTGGAGTCGATGCGATCATGGTCCTGGAGGCCTAACTTTCGATGTCATCTTCGGTACCGCTTTGTCCGTCGGGGCCCATTGATTTCAACTCATAGGTGGCACCGTCGGAGGTGTATTCGTACTCATGACCCCAAGGATCTGGTTTGATCGGTTCCTTGGATTGTTGGAACCACTTGCTCTCATCTGCCAAGTCGGATGGTTTTTCATACAGGGCATCGAGACTCTGTGGGTACGAGAAGGCTTCCAGTTTGTAGGAATCGAGCAGGACTTCGTAATTGTCCATCTGCGCCTTGGCCGCCTTGGTTAACGCTCGAGTTTGAAAACCACCGATATTGACCACTGCAATGCCTGCGATGGCAGCGATGATCACCAACACCAGCATGACTTCGAGCAACGTAAAGGCACTGCGACGGCCAGAGCGTCGAGCTGACGAGTGACTTAGTTTGCGTGGCATGATTCTCTCCATAACAAAATTCAATCTTTCAGTGCCCAAGCGGGGTTGCGATTGCGATGAACTCTTCGCAGGCAACTCTTTAAACCGCGCCGGAGCTGTTAAGTAGCGGCACCATGAGTGCCAAAACAATAAAAAACACGACGCCAGCCATGAGGAGCAACATCATCGGCTCCAACAAGCGGACGAGCATGTCCATCCTGCGGAAGGTTGTTCGTTCCAGGCTGTCGGATATTTGTATCATAACTCGATCGAGCGAATTGGATTCCTCCGCCACCGAGATCATTTCCACCACTTGATTGGGAAAATGCCCTGAGGCAGCTAGGGGAGTCGCTAGTTTTTCTCCTGCGGTGATATTCTCGCTGGCCTTTTTAATCGAGGCTGACAGGATGCGATTTCCGGCTGCGGCCCGACTAATTTCCAACGAACGCAAGATGGGGACACCGTTGTTCAACAAGGTGCCCAGGACGCGGCAAAAGCGGGCGACAGCCAAGCTCAGGAAGATCGAGCCAAACAGCGGAAACTTGATCTTCGCCCAATCCAACCAATACTTTCCCTTGTCCGTCCGCAAAAAGCTAACGGCGCTAAACAAGCCGATGCAGATGGTGGCAATCAGCAACCACCAATAGTTTTGCAGGAACGCACTAAAGGCCAGGAGCATGTCGGTTGCGGCGGGGAGTTGTCCCTTCTCGCGCAAGGTTGCGAAAAGGGGCTCAAACTTGGGGACGAAAAAGATAATCAAGACCGTGACCACCGCCGTTCCCACGCATCCCAAAAAGACGGGATAGGCCAAGGCGCCTGCGGCCCGCCCCTTCATGTCTTCCTGTTGTTCGGTAAAGGCGGCGACTCGTTCCAAGGCATCTTCGAGGAAGCCGCCTTCAGTGCCAGCCCGCACCATGTTGACTGCCATGTCATTGAACACGCGAGGAAAACGCGCCATGGCGACTGGGAGCGGTTCTCCCTCCTCGACCTTGGACTTGATTTCCACCAAGACCGCTTTGAGAGCCGGCTTACTCGCCTGACTGCTCATGACCGTGAGGGCCCGCATCAACGGAACACCGCTGCGGAGCAGGGAGGCAAGCTGATTGTACGCATTGGCCATCACTTGCCCGCTCACCCGCTTGGAACGCGCGTCACCGGATCCCTTGGCTGGCGTGATCTCGACCGGCATTAACGACATGCCATCCAACATGCTCA
Coding sequences within it:
- a CDS encoding type II secretion system protein codes for the protein MPNNDSPRIRRGGFTLVELMLALSLVVVATALIGSLMQMYARNFASRGADIRRQQLARSILTMMADDIRSVVMEQEYDTSVLEQLVGASGGGSATTTGAETSELDSGTAGLDSSSTTTVTSVTSDSDTLGATISTAMPPGIYGDQYSLMIDVSRIPRPDEYTPQQASITDSIIADVPGDMKTVTYYVQEATAQGVDDAMANFSRDVTSASAASLSQGFSSGLVRRQLDRGVIAYAEEMGDTQSLYRTGDLVAPEVLMLEFAYYDGTQWLTEWDSSTQSLPWLIQITLAMQSESGSQTAVLPAGTSVSTLTQTDRETYGINIYELVVAIPGAQLKPADTASLDAASGMSSMGL
- a CDS encoding type II secretion system protein GspG encodes the protein MPRKLSHSSARRSGRRSAFTLLEVMLVLVIIAAIAGIAVVNIGGFQTRALTKAAKAQMDNYEVLLDSYKLEAFSYPQSLDALYEKPSDLADESKWFQQSKEPIKPDPWGHEYEYTSDGATYELKSMGPDGQSGTEDDIES
- a CDS encoding type IV pilus modification PilV family protein, with the protein product MRNVSTSFQRRSATSDSTAPRSGLSLLEVVLALTILAIASAYISQGMRIATQNALKAQRITQAEMVAESVMNQVIAGVIPAQPVTWTDYLSPSGMSLAAQQGWMYQILSVPSEVTGMVGIQVAVQYADPNSGGFNESSYDLSVNRWMIDPTLGLDTPPEEELEEEMSSSSSSSSSSAASSSNAASAGSSATSGTSSAAGAATAGGRGGN
- a CDS encoding type II secretion system protein GspK → MNTNAKATLTTRSSQRTTVHLGQPPAGDFGRAIPASGTHRQPSRAAPLRGRSWRPRRAPRRPAFILLLVLIVVVMASLAALNFSRSMLNSHESAQLSSSRLQARMCAESGAQAVRLFLSYTKNERLEQGGTWENDLFYARNVIPDTAAARRGNYTIISPALDEMGNYTGIRYGLQNESAKLNLNTLVQLDSLAASGDLAASATSELAGGDTAGLDGLASEAGAEDLLSGLASEATATTASSFATNMLLALPGMTEDIADAILDWIDEDDLPRPYGAEFDDYYSQVQTPYKPANGPIESIEQLLLVRGVTAELLFGYDADRNGFLDQAETTRMNNGMMAGAMPGQAATMNMDPNATPPPPLGWAQYLTLHSMEKNVDAYGLPRININGDDLETLYAELVEVLGNEEWASFIVAYRFGGKPGGNGSSPLVTLASMAAADSSAEDGALGSQLGSLQAAGEQLNAADQGQAQPWSMAAFDAIDLTQAGSVTFNQVLDVIDGTITLPQGNNEVTYTSPFASGPIELAFSTPLLMENLTTVDATAIPGRIDIMNCPHEILRGIPGLSDEIVDEILIARTDGSDSETRNYETWLVVEGLITMDEMRALLPLITCGGDVFKAQIVGYLEGSASFSRIEAIVSGAGDIPEILFFRRMDHLGRGFDIPTLGQRLDATLPGGSMMQ
- a CDS encoding pilus assembly FimT family protein, giving the protein MIASTPTRASQRTQRSGFTLLELMLVLAIIAAIGAIVTPSLGAMWERSKLRGATDALRLRWDQARLEAMRTGQNQVFECEPGTGNFSVKPLVLQADTTTAGTGATLLSGGALVETQDNGFMTSADTEEFQGETLEETITFVQCLVVGDMRAYSITQESLSGGSGVNDLNTSNIGQRVIFYADGSTSTAEVQIKNSRGDVKAVQMRGLTGHTRSIEVSNVASGDEAQ
- a CDS encoding type II secretion system F family protein; the encoded protein is MPDYAYVARDMRGQRKTGVLTANSQRDVLSMLDGMSLMPVEITPAKGSGDARSKRVSGQVMANAYNQLASLLRSGVPLMRALTVMSSQASKPALKAVLVEIKSKVEEGEPLPVAMARFPRVFNDMAVNMVRAGTEGGFLEDALERVAAFTEQQEDMKGRAAGALAYPVFLGCVGTAVVTVLIIFFVPKFEPLFATLREKGQLPAATDMLLAFSAFLQNYWWLLIATICIGLFSAVSFLRTDKGKYWLDWAKIKFPLFGSIFLSLAVARFCRVLGTLLNNGVPILRSLEISRAAAGNRILSASIKKASENITAGEKLATPLAASGHFPNQVVEMISVAEESNSLDRVMIQISDSLERTTFRRMDMLVRLLEPMMLLLMAGVVFFIVLALMVPLLNSSGAV